In Methylotenera mobilis JLW8, the following are encoded in one genomic region:
- a CDS encoding FKBP-type peptidyl-prolyl cis-trans isomerase has protein sequence MTIALETLTQRLSYIVGENMAHQLKNDGLALDADVVALAVKDVMADTPSRLTDAEKRSTVEQVQKESQERQMAAQAEQSAKNQAEGAAYLAENAKKEGVITTDSGLQYKSLVAGDGAKPSKSNKVRVHYRGTLIDGTVFDSSYDRGEPIVFPVTGVIAGWIEGLQLMNVGSKFELTIPSNLAYGANGSGGAIGPDATLIFEVELLAIE, from the coding sequence ATGACAATTGCATTAGAAACTTTAACCCAACGCTTGAGCTATATTGTTGGTGAAAACATGGCACATCAGCTTAAAAATGACGGCCTAGCCTTAGACGCAGACGTAGTTGCACTGGCAGTTAAAGATGTAATGGCGGACACGCCATCACGTTTAACTGATGCAGAAAAACGCAGCACAGTTGAGCAAGTGCAAAAAGAGAGCCAAGAAAGACAAATGGCAGCACAGGCTGAGCAATCAGCAAAAAACCAGGCTGAAGGTGCGGCTTACTTGGCTGAAAACGCGAAAAAAGAAGGCGTGATTACCACAGATAGTGGCCTGCAATATAAATCACTAGTTGCTGGCGATGGTGCAAAACCTAGCAAAAGTAACAAAGTAAGAGTGCATTACAGAGGTACTTTGATTGACGGTACAGTATTTGACAGCTCTTACGACCGTGGCGAGCCTATCGTTTTCCCAGTGACTGGCGTGATTGCGGGTTGGATTGAAGGTTTGCAGTTGATGAACGTGGGTAGCAAATTTGAGTTAACCATTCCATCAAATCTAGCTTATGGCGCAAACGGTAGCGGCGGTGCTATTGGCCCAGATGCAACGTTGATTTTTGAAGTTGAGTTATTGGCAATTGAGTAA
- a CDS encoding AIPR family protein, which translates to MSANNNNKIILEGCISQYQHENQLLSVESEIFELFTISQITKHMNITYENIYNSIVDGGNDGGIDSILIIVDDEVVESIDELDELNLSSSSKTRFYISQCKKENSFKELTIDKLISSCSMIFDLEKDEAYLTARFNADLLEKILILRAAWIKTSIKGGSLSIELNYCCVAPKIEISSSFTSKRTQLEKLISDKCSTPEVKFICYSSEELLKFYQARKPSRFTLTFKDNPLSTSFGEAGIGYVGTVKLGDYKKFLTDDDGSIKDYMFESNIRHFQGSAVDVNKKIAKTITENSQNDFWWLNNGITIIAENPNQASKLLSVDNVQIVNGLQSSYTIFNAHDGSTSDERSVLVKVIINKDKETIDKIIESTNSQNAVSSTALRATENTQRKIEIFFLNEGYFYDRRKNYYKNQGKPASKIFSIQFTAQAIETIGFDGPHTARSKPTSLIKDDKAYNRIFDSSKQFKSYLNCCLILKKTNEYWGLIEEAHLKKATTNLKLHLARIATSIVLNKTEYNFEDLAIIDLNNYTKESFKISLDLLVSSINSYVTANPNVNLINMAKSKPFTEHLKDNIEVYISL; encoded by the coding sequence ATGAGCGCAAACAACAATAACAAAATAATTTTAGAGGGCTGTATTTCTCAATATCAGCATGAGAATCAACTGCTATCAGTTGAAAGTGAGATTTTTGAACTCTTCACTATTTCTCAGATTACTAAACATATGAATATCACATATGAAAACATCTATAACTCAATAGTTGATGGTGGTAATGACGGAGGAATTGATTCAATTTTAATAATTGTTGATGATGAAGTTGTCGAGTCGATAGATGAGCTAGATGAGTTAAATTTATCCAGCTCAAGCAAAACAAGGTTTTATATTAGTCAATGTAAGAAAGAAAACTCTTTTAAAGAGTTAACTATAGATAAATTAATATCATCGTGTTCAATGATTTTTGATCTTGAAAAAGATGAAGCTTATTTGACGGCTAGATTCAACGCCGATCTTTTAGAAAAAATACTAATCTTACGTGCTGCTTGGATTAAAACTTCAATTAAAGGTGGAAGCTTATCAATAGAGCTAAACTATTGTTGTGTAGCACCCAAAATAGAAATAAGCAGTTCATTTACATCAAAGCGAACTCAGTTAGAAAAATTGATAAGTGATAAATGCTCGACTCCTGAAGTGAAATTCATCTGCTATAGCAGTGAAGAGCTCTTAAAGTTTTATCAAGCTAGGAAACCCTCTAGATTTACCCTTACATTTAAAGACAATCCACTTTCAACATCGTTTGGTGAAGCTGGTATTGGCTATGTAGGTACAGTTAAATTGGGTGACTATAAAAAGTTTTTAACTGATGATGACGGTTCGATTAAAGATTATATGTTTGAAAGCAATATACGCCACTTCCAAGGTTCGGCAGTTGATGTAAATAAAAAAATTGCAAAAACGATTACTGAAAATAGCCAAAATGACTTTTGGTGGCTTAATAACGGAATAACAATCATTGCAGAAAACCCAAATCAGGCAAGTAAACTTTTGTCAGTGGATAATGTTCAGATTGTTAATGGACTGCAATCATCTTATACAATATTCAATGCGCATGATGGATCAACGAGTGATGAAAGATCTGTTCTCGTTAAAGTCATCATAAATAAAGATAAAGAAACTATCGATAAAATTATCGAGTCAACAAATAGCCAAAATGCAGTGTCATCAACTGCTTTAAGAGCGACAGAAAATACTCAAAGGAAAATCGAGATATTTTTTCTGAACGAGGGGTATTTTTATGACAGGCGTAAAAATTACTACAAGAACCAAGGTAAACCAGCATCAAAAATATTTAGCATCCAATTTACTGCTCAAGCTATAGAAACTATAGGTTTTGATGGCCCTCACACAGCAAGATCAAAACCAACATCGCTAATAAAAGACGATAAAGCATACAACAGGATTTTTGACTCTAGTAAGCAATTCAAATCATATTTAAATTGTTGCTTGATACTTAAAAAAACAAACGAGTATTGGGGTTTGATTGAAGAAGCTCATTTGAAAAAAGCTACTACAAACTTGAAACTACATCTAGCAAGAATAGCCACTTCTATTGTACTAAATAAAACAGAATATAACTTTGAAGACTTAGCTATTATCGACCTAAACAATTACACTAAAGAAAGCTTCAAAATATCTTTGGACTTACTAGTCTCAAGCATTAATTCATATGTAACTGCCAACCCAAATGTCAACTTAATAAACATGGCAAAAAGTAAACCATTTACAGAACATTTAAAAGATAACATTGAGGTTTACATCAGCTTATAG
- the groL gene encoding chaperonin GroEL (60 kDa chaperone family; promotes refolding of misfolded polypeptides especially under stressful conditions; forms two stacked rings of heptamers to form a barrel-shaped 14mer; ends can be capped by GroES; misfolded proteins enter the barrel where they are refolded when GroES binds), with protein MAAKDVRFGDDVRQKMVAGVNVLANAVRVTLGPKGRNVVLERSFGAPTITKDGVSVAKEIELKDKFENMGAQMVKEVASKTNDIAGDGTTTATVLAQAIIREGMKSVAAGMNPMDLKRGIDKAVEAAVADLKAQSKPCTTSKEIAQVGSISANSDNSVGQIIADAMDKVGKEGVITVEDGSGLSNELDVVEGMQFDRGYLSPYFINNQERQIALMDNPFVLLHDKKISNIRDLLPTLEQVAKAGRPLLIIAEDVDGEALATLVVNNIRGILKTVAVKAPGFGDRRKAMLEDIAILTGGTVIAEEVGLKLENVTLEDLGQAKRIEVGKENTIIIDGAGVEDTIKARITQIKTQIEEATSDYDREKLQERVAKLAGGVAVIKVGATTEIEMKEKKARVEDALHATRAAVEEGIVAGGGVALIRARDAISKVKGDNLDQEAGIKIVLRAVEEPLRQITQNAGVEPSVVVNNVAAGKGNYGYNAANETYGDMVEMGVLDPTKVTRSALQNAASVAGLMLTTDCMVAELPKDDAPAMGGDMGGMGGMGGMM; from the coding sequence ATGGCAGCTAAAGATGTAAGATTCGGCGATGACGTTCGCCAAAAAATGGTAGCAGGTGTAAACGTACTGGCTAACGCAGTGCGCGTAACTTTAGGCCCTAAAGGCCGTAACGTAGTGTTAGAGCGTTCTTTCGGCGCACCTACTATCACTAAAGATGGTGTTTCAGTAGCTAAAGAAATCGAATTAAAAGACAAATTCGAAAACATGGGCGCACAAATGGTGAAAGAAGTTGCTTCTAAAACCAATGACATCGCTGGTGACGGTACAACAACTGCAACAGTATTAGCACAAGCCATCATCCGTGAAGGTATGAAGTCTGTTGCTGCTGGTATGAACCCAATGGATTTAAAACGTGGTATCGACAAAGCAGTTGAAGCAGCTGTTGCTGATTTAAAAGCACAATCAAAACCATGTACAACCAGCAAAGAAATCGCGCAAGTTGGCTCTATCTCAGCTAACTCAGATAACTCAGTTGGCCAAATCATTGCTGATGCAATGGACAAAGTAGGTAAAGAAGGCGTGATCACTGTTGAAGATGGTTCAGGCCTAAGCAACGAGTTAGACGTAGTGGAAGGTATGCAATTTGACCGTGGCTACCTATCACCATACTTCATCAACAACCAAGAGCGTCAAATCGCTTTAATGGACAATCCATTTGTGTTGTTGCACGACAAAAAAATCTCAAACATCCGTGACTTGTTACCAACATTGGAGCAAGTAGCTAAAGCTGGTCGTCCATTATTAATCATCGCTGAAGATGTTGATGGCGAAGCATTGGCAACATTGGTAGTGAACAACATCCGCGGCATCTTGAAAACTGTTGCTGTTAAGGCACCTGGTTTCGGTGACCGTCGTAAAGCTATGTTAGAAGATATCGCTATCTTAACTGGCGGCACAGTGATTGCTGAAGAAGTTGGCTTGAAACTTGAAAACGTAACGCTAGAAGACCTAGGTCAAGCTAAACGTATTGAAGTAGGTAAAGAAAACACCATCATCATTGACGGCGCTGGCGTTGAAGATACAATCAAAGCACGTATCACACAAATCAAAACACAAATCGAAGAAGCAACAAGCGACTACGACCGTGAAAAACTACAAGAGCGCGTAGCTAAATTAGCTGGCGGTGTTGCAGTGATCAAGGTTGGCGCGACAACTGAAATCGAGATGAAAGAGAAAAAAGCACGCGTTGAAGATGCATTGCACGCAACACGCGCAGCAGTTGAAGAAGGTATCGTAGCTGGTGGTGGCGTAGCGTTGATTCGTGCACGTGATGCTATCTCTAAAGTTAAAGGTGACAACCTTGACCAAGAAGCGGGTATCAAAATCGTATTGCGCGCTGTTGAAGAGCCATTACGCCAAATCACACAAAACGCAGGTGTTGAGCCATCAGTAGTGGTGAACAACGTTGCAGCTGGTAAAGGTAACTACGGTTACAACGCTGCTAACGAAACCTACGGCGATATGGTTGAGATGGGCGTGCTAGACCCAACTAAAGTAACCCGTTCAGCATTGCAAAATGCGGCTTCAGTAGCTGGCTTGATGCTAACAACTGACTGCATGGTTGCAGAATTACCTAAAGACGACGCACCAGCGATGGGCGGCGATATGGGTGGGATGGGCGGCATGGGCGGTATGATGTAA
- a CDS encoding co-chaperone GroES has translation MKIRPLHDRVIVKRSEEERTTASGIVIPDSATEKPDQGVIQAVGSGKRDESGKVIALDVKVGDKVLFGKYAGQTVKVDGEELLVMREEDIMAIVE, from the coding sequence ATGAAAATTCGTCCTTTACACGATCGCGTAATTGTTAAACGCTCAGAAGAAGAGCGCACAACCGCATCTGGCATTGTGATTCCAGATTCTGCCACAGAAAAACCAGACCAAGGCGTGATTCAAGCTGTGGGTTCAGGCAAACGTGATGAAAGCGGCAAAGTGATTGCCCTTGACGTTAAAGTAGGTGACAAAGTGTTGTTCGGCAAATACGCTGGCCAAACCGTTAAAGTTGACGGTGAAGAGCTATTGGTAATGCGTGAAGAAGACATCATGGCAATCGTAGAATAA
- a CDS encoding aldo/keto reductase: MEFTQLGSSALNVSKVCLGTMTYGDQNTEAEAHAQLDYALARGINFIDTAEMYPVPPKADTYTRTESMVGTWLKKQPRDQIILAGKVSGPRRGLDWIRGGPPSLDRANIRAAIEGSLQRLQTDYIDLYQLHWPERNVPMFGQYQFDPAGEFESGVYQQGEEKAWVSIQNQLETLAELVQEGKVRYIGLSNEQPWGVMEFVRIAQAYNLPHIASVQNCYNLINRGMEFGMSEVLYRENVGLLAYSPLAFGHLTAKYIDNPEAKGRVTMFLGYAQRYKKPGVVPASAAYAKLARAYGLTPTQLALSFVYHRWFVSSTIIGATTMPQLTENIDAWDTKLSAEVLQEIEQLHLTMMNPAP; encoded by the coding sequence GTGGAATTTACTCAGTTAGGTAGCTCAGCGCTTAATGTGTCTAAAGTTTGTTTAGGCACCATGACTTATGGCGACCAAAACACAGAGGCCGAGGCGCATGCGCAACTGGACTATGCGTTGGCGCGAGGTATCAATTTTATTGATACGGCTGAAATGTACCCGGTACCACCCAAAGCTGACACTTATACGCGTACCGAATCTATGGTGGGTACGTGGTTAAAAAAGCAACCGCGTGACCAAATCATACTGGCAGGTAAAGTTTCGGGGCCGCGTCGTGGATTGGATTGGATTCGCGGCGGACCGCCATCGCTAGACCGTGCCAATATCCGTGCGGCTATTGAGGGCTCGCTGCAGCGCTTGCAGACTGATTACATTGATTTGTACCAGTTGCATTGGCCTGAGCGCAATGTGCCTATGTTTGGGCAGTATCAGTTTGACCCTGCCGGTGAGTTTGAGTCTGGGGTGTATCAGCAAGGCGAAGAAAAGGCTTGGGTGTCGATACAGAACCAGTTGGAAACACTGGCTGAGTTAGTGCAAGAGGGTAAGGTGCGCTATATCGGTTTATCTAACGAGCAGCCATGGGGCGTGATGGAGTTTGTGCGTATCGCGCAAGCTTACAATCTGCCACATATTGCCAGCGTACAAAACTGCTACAACCTGATTAACCGCGGCATGGAGTTTGGTATGAGCGAGGTCTTGTATCGGGAGAATGTCGGCTTGCTGGCGTATTCGCCGCTGGCATTTGGCCACCTAACTGCCAAATATATTGATAACCCAGAGGCAAAAGGGCGTGTCACTATGTTTTTAGGCTACGCACAGCGTTACAAAAAACCAGGTGTGGTGCCAGCCAGTGCTGCCTATGCCAAATTGGCGCGGGCGTATGGTCTGACCCCTACGCAATTGGCATTGAGCTTTGTGTATCACCGCTGGTTTGTGAGCAGCACCATTATTGGCGCCACCACCATGCCGCAACTTACAGAGAATATTGATGCTTGGGATACCAAGCTCTCAGCAGAGGTACTGCAAGAGATTGAACAGCTGCATTTAACCATGATGAATCCGGCGCCTTAG
- a CDS encoding zinc ribbon domain-containing protein YjdM: protein MSQLPSCPQCQSEYTYEDGDRYVCPECAHEWLIAGDADNHADELRVIRDANGNVLQDGDTITVIKDLKVKGSSLVVKVGTKVKNIRLVDGDHDIDCKIDGIGAMKLKSEFVKKA, encoded by the coding sequence ATGTCGCAGCTTCCATCATGTCCGCAATGCCAATCTGAATATACCTATGAGGATGGTGATCGCTATGTTTGCCCAGAGTGTGCACATGAGTGGTTGATTGCTGGTGACGCAGATAATCATGCGGATGAATTGCGCGTGATTAGAGATGCCAATGGCAATGTGCTGCAAGATGGAGACACCATTACCGTGATTAAGGACTTGAAAGTAAAAGGCTCTTCTCTAGTAGTGAAAGTAGGCACTAAGGTTAAAAATATACGCCTGGTAGATGGTGATCATGACATCGACTGCAAAATCGATGGCATAGGCGCCATGAAGCTAAAATCCGAGTTTGTAAAAAAAGCGTAA
- a CDS encoding diguanylate cyclase, giving the protein MMSWFSPQQLRTCFACLASCVGVLLSLFVIAPVYASPNLTPSLIEGNWYAVQQPTIPIKALPLTGGDFVFNGTLHIPAAGDYVIDFKNTSTFAIFRHKVLDSRNVVVAELEGGISSTESNPFTLRHARLLYLEAGQYTLVTSLKTPYLIAQPQPYLDSKTHYQQAIKLGNFISLLCLGVLAGLMAYYIVLGFIRVQMVHGMYALFILGNLFLQGTSLLVFSDTFGIHYFYLSALPILFSNIAYVFFVKGLLNIRQQHNPKLYRCVQYAVAILVLFAAWGIYSPHWMMEMARYGVGVFLSLGLACGIYLSSKKNMTARYYLIAILTFFVLGVLTITAQNFTGYTLYIEHLGLVAVTVEALLLSFVLSYQFSELFREKEQVLTALGLSEARVKTDKLTGLPNRMALEATIQELPRNGSITILDLDRLKYYNDNFGHAYGDKLLCDFSRYLQAKLDGVATLHRLGGDEFAITAHNADEALIQALLDETVAHLRSNGFDLVGVSAGTAFIYEELDNCSVVMHIADLRMYENKRAHKRAQNEQFY; this is encoded by the coding sequence ATGATGTCATGGTTTAGCCCACAACAATTACGTACGTGCTTTGCTTGTCTAGCTTCTTGTGTAGGCGTGTTGCTCAGCCTTTTCGTTATCGCGCCAGTCTATGCTAGCCCTAATCTGACGCCCAGTTTGATTGAGGGTAATTGGTATGCTGTGCAACAGCCTACTATACCGATTAAAGCCCTGCCATTAACTGGCGGTGATTTTGTATTTAATGGCACTCTGCATATTCCCGCTGCTGGTGATTATGTGATTGATTTCAAAAACACCAGTACGTTTGCGATCTTTAGACATAAGGTGTTAGATAGCCGCAATGTAGTGGTTGCTGAGTTAGAGGGCGGAATAAGCAGCACCGAAAGCAACCCCTTTACGCTAAGGCATGCGCGACTTTTGTATTTGGAAGCAGGTCAATACACGTTAGTGACTTCGCTTAAAACCCCTTACTTGATTGCACAGCCTCAGCCATATTTAGACTCAAAAACACATTACCAGCAGGCGATTAAGCTTGGTAATTTTATCTCGCTACTTTGTTTGGGTGTGCTAGCTGGATTGATGGCGTATTACATCGTGCTGGGTTTTATTCGTGTACAAATGGTGCATGGCATGTACGCGCTGTTTATTTTGGGCAATCTATTTTTGCAGGGAACATCGCTACTAGTGTTCTCTGATACCTTTGGCATCCATTACTTTTACTTGAGTGCGCTGCCTATATTGTTTTCAAATATCGCTTATGTTTTCTTTGTTAAAGGCTTGCTGAACATCCGTCAGCAACACAACCCTAAGCTATATCGATGTGTTCAATATGCAGTGGCGATATTAGTGTTGTTTGCAGCGTGGGGTATTTATTCTCCGCACTGGATGATGGAGATGGCGCGTTATGGGGTTGGCGTTTTTCTGAGTCTTGGATTGGCATGTGGTATTTACCTAAGTAGTAAAAAGAACATGACAGCGCGTTACTACTTGATTGCGATTCTGACCTTTTTTGTTTTAGGTGTTTTAACCATTACTGCTCAAAACTTCACCGGTTATACGCTTTATATTGAGCATTTGGGTTTGGTGGCGGTAACGGTAGAGGCATTGTTGCTGTCGTTTGTTCTCAGCTACCAGTTTAGTGAATTATTTAGAGAGAAAGAGCAAGTGCTGACAGCGCTGGGTCTCAGTGAGGCTCGAGTTAAAACCGATAAATTAACCGGGTTACCTAATCGCATGGCACTGGAAGCCACCATTCAGGAGTTGCCTAGGAACGGCAGTATTACAATACTGGATTTAGATCGACTCAAATACTATAACGATAATTTCGGACATGCCTACGGTGATAAACTGCTGTGCGATTTTAGCCGCTATCTACAGGCTAAATTAGATGGAGTTGCGACACTGCATCGTTTAGGTGGTGATGAGTTTGCAATTACTGCACATAATGCAGATGAGGCGCTGATTCAAGCGTTGCTGGATGAAACCGTAGCACATTTGCGCTCCAACGGTTTTGACTTGGTGGGCGTGAGTGCAGGTACCGCATTTATCTATGAGGAGTTAGATAACTGCAGCGTGGTGATGCATATAGCTGATCTGCGTATGTATGAGAACAAGCGCGCCCATAAGCGGGCGCAGAATGAGCAGTTTTATTAG
- a CDS encoding peptidase U32 family protein, translating into MQKTRRHLELLAPARNADFGIEAINHGADAVYIGGPAFGARAKAPNTIADIARLVKHAHRYHAEVFVALNTIFHDNELEGARQLVEQLYESEVDALIVQDMGLLEMDLPPIQLHASTQTDIRTVEKAVFLDQVGFSQIVLARELDLKRIKQIADATTCNLEFFIHGALCVAFSGQCFISHAHTGRSANRGECSQECRLPFTLEDQKGRIIGKDKHFLSMKDNDQSANLRALIDAGVSSFKIEGRYKDLPYVKNATAHYRELIDEILNDRPELAKSSSGHATYTFTPQPEKTFNRSATDYFVNGRQSDIGAFDTPKFSGEALGKVTKVGNDYFEVETNIELHNGDGVCFFDIHKELVGLRVNTVEGKRLYPNEMPTGLTRNMTVYRNRDHAFMRLLEKDSAQRKIPVAMDFYETANGFALSVTDESGFSATATCEAEKQNAQNVEKAENSLRDNLGKLGGTDFSAQSIAINTAQTWFIPASIVNNLRRDAIEQLQQTRDLGYQRPPRREAAQPPAIFPEDTLSYLANVYNKKARQFYEKHGVKMIAAAYEANKELDEVPLMITKHCLRFSHGLCPKEAKGVIGVQGTVTAEPMTLINGNDRYTLKFDCKPCEMHVMGKIRKNILQLQEPQPVNFFPKAFPR; encoded by the coding sequence ATGCAAAAAACTCGCCGCCATTTAGAACTACTCGCCCCTGCCAGAAATGCCGATTTTGGCATTGAAGCCATTAATCATGGCGCAGACGCGGTATATATCGGCGGCCCAGCTTTTGGCGCACGCGCCAAGGCACCCAACACCATTGCTGACATTGCACGCCTAGTGAAACACGCACATCGCTACCACGCAGAAGTATTTGTAGCACTGAACACCATTTTTCATGATAACGAGCTGGAAGGTGCACGCCAATTAGTAGAACAGCTGTATGAATCTGAAGTAGACGCACTGATCGTGCAGGACATGGGGCTGTTGGAAATGGATTTACCGCCAATCCAGCTACACGCCAGCACACAAACCGATATCCGCACCGTAGAAAAAGCGGTATTTTTAGACCAAGTTGGCTTTTCACAGATTGTATTAGCGCGCGAGCTGGATTTAAAAAGAATCAAACAGATTGCTGACGCCACCACCTGTAATTTAGAGTTCTTTATTCACGGTGCGCTATGCGTCGCATTTAGCGGCCAGTGCTTTATCAGCCATGCCCATACTGGCCGCAGTGCCAACCGTGGCGAATGCTCACAAGAGTGCCGCCTGCCGTTTACGCTAGAAGACCAAAAAGGCCGCATTATTGGCAAGGATAAACACTTTTTATCCATGAAAGATAACGACCAAAGCGCAAACTTACGCGCGTTGATAGACGCTGGTGTCAGCTCCTTTAAAATTGAAGGCCGCTACAAAGACTTACCTTATGTCAAAAATGCCACCGCGCATTACCGTGAATTGATTGATGAAATCTTAAATGACAGACCTGAGCTGGCAAAATCATCATCTGGCCACGCCACCTATACTTTTACACCACAGCCGGAAAAAACCTTTAACCGCAGCGCCACTGATTATTTCGTCAACGGTCGCCAATCCGATATTGGCGCGTTTGATACGCCTAAATTCTCCGGCGAAGCACTAGGTAAAGTCACCAAGGTAGGTAACGATTACTTTGAGGTGGAAACCAATATTGAGCTACACAACGGCGACGGTGTATGCTTTTTCGATATTCATAAAGAGCTGGTCGGCTTACGTGTCAACACGGTAGAAGGCAAACGACTCTACCCGAACGAAATGCCAACTGGTCTAACGCGCAACATGACCGTTTACCGCAACCGCGACCACGCTTTTATGCGCCTGCTGGAGAAGGACTCCGCACAGCGCAAAATACCGGTTGCCATGGATTTTTACGAAACCGCCAATGGCTTTGCGTTAAGCGTTACCGACGAAAGTGGCTTTAGCGCCACTGCCACTTGCGAAGCAGAAAAGCAAAACGCACAAAATGTGGAAAAAGCAGAAAACAGCCTGCGCGATAACCTAGGCAAACTAGGCGGCACCGATTTCAGCGCGCAAAGCATAGCAATCAACACCGCACAAACATGGTTTATCCCAGCTTCTATCGTTAACAATTTACGCCGCGACGCGATTGAGCAATTGCAACAAACCCGTGACCTAGGCTACCAACGCCCACCACGCCGTGAAGCTGCGCAACCGCCTGCGATTTTCCCTGAAGACACGCTGAGCTATCTGGCCAATGTCTACAACAAGAAAGCACGTCAGTTTTACGAGAAGCACGGCGTAAAAATGATTGCAGCCGCCTATGAAGCCAACAAAGAGCTGGATGAAGTTCCGCTCATGATTACCAAGCATTGTCTGCGCTTTAGCCACGGCTTATGCCCGAAAGAAGCCAAAGGGGTGATTGGCGTGCAAGGTACCGTCACCGCAGAACCGATGACGCTGATTAACGGCAATGACCGCTACACACTGAAATTTGATTGCAAACCATGCGAGATGCATGTGATGGGTAAAATCCGTAAAAACATTTTGCAGCTACAAGAACCACAGCCGGTCAACTTTTTCCCTAAGGCGTTTCCGCGCTAA
- the bioA gene encoding adenosylmethionine--8-amino-7-oxononanoate transaminase — translation MSNQNLLNRSMQSVWHPCTQMQQHESFPLTPIQRGDGVWLYDADGKKYLDTVSSWWVNLFGHNNPRIKDAIKQQLDTLEHVMLAGFTHEPVVALSEQLAELTGLGHAFYASDGASATEIALKMSFHYWRNIGQPTKTKFISLQNSYHGETLGALGVTDVAIFKDTYAPLLMQSAQMPSPDFRLAEVGESAADYALRCAAQLEQYVAQHHTELAAFIIEPLVQCAAGMAMYHPVYLAKAREICSKYQVHLIADEIAVGFGRTGTMFATEQATSERCKVSDIADFVCLSKGITGGYLPLSAVLTTDNVYQAFYDPSTVRGFLHSHSYTGNPLACSAALATLAIFKADHVVQNNPVRSDAIVREMQVLTDLPIQHLRHQGMIFAFDVVTNNQQFSRQCYQLAMQHGLLLRPIGNTVYFMPPYIMSRDEIAFMVRNTHQVIKQIL, via the coding sequence ATGAGTAATCAAAACCTATTAAACCGCAGTATGCAATCTGTGTGGCATCCGTGTACGCAGATGCAGCAACATGAGTCCTTTCCATTAACGCCGATACAACGCGGCGATGGCGTCTGGCTTTACGATGCAGACGGCAAAAAATATTTAGACACCGTTAGTTCCTGGTGGGTGAATTTGTTTGGGCATAACAACCCACGCATCAAAGACGCCATCAAGCAGCAATTGGATACTTTAGAACACGTCATGTTAGCGGGCTTTACCCATGAGCCTGTAGTTGCACTGTCTGAACAGTTGGCAGAGCTGACTGGGCTAGGCCATGCGTTTTACGCGAGTGACGGTGCTAGCGCTACTGAAATTGCGCTCAAAATGAGCTTTCATTATTGGCGTAATATTGGCCAGCCCACTAAAACCAAATTTATCAGCCTGCAAAATAGTTACCACGGAGAGACACTAGGCGCGCTGGGGGTGACGGATGTTGCGATTTTTAAAGATACCTATGCACCATTGTTAATGCAATCTGCGCAAATGCCTAGCCCTGATTTTAGGTTGGCAGAAGTGGGTGAGAGTGCGGCAGATTATGCTTTACGTTGCGCAGCGCAATTAGAGCAGTATGTAGCGCAGCATCACACTGAACTGGCGGCCTTTATTATTGAGCCTTTGGTGCAGTGTGCCGCTGGCATGGCAATGTACCATCCAGTGTATTTGGCTAAAGCGCGCGAAATTTGCAGTAAATACCAAGTACATTTGATTGCCGATGAAATTGCGGTTGGGTTCGGTCGCACTGGCACTATGTTTGCCACTGAGCAAGCAACGAGTGAGCGCTGTAAGGTAAGTGATATCGCAGATTTTGTCTGCCTGTCTAAAGGCATTACCGGCGGCTATTTGCCACTGTCTGCGGTGCTGACAACCGATAATGTCTATCAGGCATTTTATGACCCAAGTACCGTGCGCGGCTTTTTACATAGCCATAGTTATACGGGTAACCCATTAGCATGCAGCGCCGCATTGGCTACGTTGGCTATCTTTAAAGCAGACCATGTGGTGCAAAATAATCCGGTACGATCAGACGCAATTGTGCGTGAAATGCAAGTGCTCACTGACTTGCCGATTCAGCATTTACGGCATCAAGGCATGATATTCGCGTTTGATGTGGTCACCAATAACCAGCAGTTTTCTAGGCAGTGCTACCAGCTTGCCATGCAGCACGGTCTGCTGTTACGCCCGATTGGCAACACCGTCTATTTCATGCCGCCGTACATCATGAGTCGGGACGAAATTGCCTTTATGGTGCGCAACACGCATCAGGTGATTAAGCAAATTCTATGA